The genomic stretch AAAGGGCAGGAAATACACATATGTAGATTTAGTTGTAAGGTATTTCCAGAATTCTGAGGTATGTCTTTTGGTGGGAAGAAGATCTCCTATAAAAAGGAACCGCCCGGAGATATCCTAGTTCTTTGGGGCCCTTTCTAGTCTCAGAGAGACCAGAACATGTTGGGGAAAATTGGCTGCCTTGGGACCAGTCTGACCACATGCCAGTGAAGGGGCTGCTTGACTGACAGTTCCTGGATGGAGACCAAGGTCCACTCTTGAGCCTTTGATCATTCAGAGAAGAtattagaagtgtgtgtgtgtgtgtgtgtgtgtgtgtgtgtgtgtgtgtgtgtgtgtgtgtgtgtgtctgtgtctgtgttcaaGAGAAAGGTGAGGAACCTCCTTGCAGATATGTCAGTTATCACAGGTTGAACAGTAATTAACAGCACTAACAAGGCTCAACGGTACTACTAAACCCCAATCCAAGCCCAAATGCCTGTAAACATAGACCATGCAAATAAGACAGACTCTAACTTCACTTTCTATGAAAGCACAAAGGAAAAGACTTCGTGGATAATCTTTAATTTCTGTTCTCTGTCAAGTAGCAGGTGCCTAATGTGattgtctcactgtggttctggctggcctggaaatcaccatgtaaaccagtctggcctggaactcacaagagatccacttTCTTTTGTCCCCAGGGTATTGGAATTAAAGTCATGGAAAAGCACACCCAACTTATCAAATGCTAGTCTAAAAACATTTCTCTAAGGCCTCCAGAGCTTTTCTTCCTTACTATTAGTCAGTGGGCACAGTtgaccaccatgccttccccggGAAGATAATTCACTAAGGCGAAACTGCAACTTGGAGAGTCTCCTGTGCATCCCGATAAGACCTTCCCTGCAAACACATCCTGCTCTTTGCTGCACCAAACTGCCCTGTTTTTCACTTCAGGGGCTCAACCCCTAGCAGCAGGAGGTCAAATGGTAGCCAGGATAGCACGCTCATGATTGGATAGCTAGCAACCTGTACAACAGGCCCCCAGGGCCAAACAAGAACTCTTCCTGGTTAAGAAGCACAGACTTTCGTAACCGCAGGAGCTCCAACTCAGAATCTGTTGAAGCAAACTAACTGCAAGTGAACATTCAGGACATGGAGCGCCAAAACGCCAACTACCTGCTTCATGAGGGACTTGATGAGGATGAAGAAAAATTGAATGGTTAGTTTGTGCTGGGAATGGTGGGATGGAGATGTCCAAGAGAGGAGGAGTGTCCCACAGACACGACTAGACAGGCACTGTACTGCTTGCTGGCTTTGCTGCGACTTCACGGCACCCTCAGACTACCCTGGACTCTGACGCCTGTTTTCTGTTTCCCCACTTCCAGGTGTGAAGGCACCCGTGGTCTTGCTGGCTGGagagggaagaaatgagaaagagagtggacagggccagcctgggcagggAGCCGCAGCCGCAGAAGGGGAAGGAGCAGGAGAATTAAGCGGAGAAGGTCCCTCTGCTGCTGGTGCTGAAGGCCTCGTGGATGACAGGAGCCAGGAGGACCGTGGCACCAGCGGCGGTGAACAGAATGAGGGGCAACCTTGGGAGCCATTTTGCGAGGTCATGGGGGTTGCAGAAAATGTGCAACCTGTGTCCGTGCTGGTGCGCCAGCGTTGCTTCCACTACAAGTTCACCCAGTGGCAGTTACAGGAGCTGGAGCGATTTTTCCAGCAAAGTCACTACATCAGTGCAGAAGTAAGGTAAGCAGATAACCTGGCCTGACACCCAGTTTCCTGTGAGCACATGGTGTCCCAGGATGGCTTTCGGCTCTCTCCCTGGTCCTCCTCCTGCCACCCCTTAAAAGCtgcatttttttgagacaggatttcactgtgtaccctcggctgtcctggaactcagtctgtagaccaggctggcctcaaactcacagagattcgcctgcctctgactcttgagtgctgagattaaaggtgtgcgccaccactaccaggcaacaaaaattgcatatttatttatccattcatttgttttatttgtgggtATGGTaatgtgtttctgtgggtgtaGGGTGTCACTtgacacatgtggaggtcagaatacaACTTGAGTtagtcccttctctccttccaccatgtgaatccCAGGATCAAATTCGGGCCATGGGGCTTGTTGACAAGTCACCTTTACCTTCTGAACTATCTCTTCAGCCTATCTCTTATCCTATCTAAATAAAAACCCCTTCCCAAAGCAAGGCTGCCAGACTCCTGCATCCTGCACTAGTGTGCTGAGGTAGGGGTGAGAGTCGTGCAAAAACGGGTgtagctgagagttttatgtcaacttgacataagcaagagtcatcagaaaggagggaggctcaactaagaaaatgcctccataagtcaGGCTGTAGACAAGCTtgcagggtattttcttaattagtgattcatgtgagagggcccagcccattgtgggtggtgccgtCCCTAGGCTGATTGGTcattctgggttctataagagagcaggctgaggagcaagccagtaagcagcaccctctatggcctctgcccccaggttcctgtcCCATTTGAGTTCCCGtgctgacttcctccagtgatctTCTGGAAGTGTAAACTacataaacactttcctccccaatctgcttttggtcatggtgttttcatcatagcaatagtaaccctaactaagacaatgagaATGAAGGTATTTTCATATAGTATTTCAATGAATCAGAGTGGAAAACTTTGGGCAATGTCTTCTATGAGTAAGATTCCATTCAAAGAAATGTGAAAGATCAAATGGTTAAAATAATAGACAGGTGACATTCTTGGTAGGAGAAAAGGACCAACACCCATCAGTTGCCCTTTGAGCAGCACAGGTACACCATAGCACAGGTATACACACCCCTACACCTATGGGATGCATGTACTAACACActaataaattaacaaataaatgtaacgTGTCATTTCCCTAGTGATGAGCAGACCGAACATCGTCATGATGTTAGGAGTTAAGTGAATATTGGGAATCTTTAGTTCAGCAGtagcggcgcacacctttaatcccagcactcaggaagcacaggcaggcggatctctgtgagttcgaggccacgcTGGTCTGTAgactgagctccaggacagccagggctacacaaagaaagcctgtcttgaaaaaaaccaaaccaaaacaacaaaaaagaaatctccaGATGCTTCCCATTTGAGTTCACCCTTCAGTCCTGACAAAATGCCTTGCACAGATTTTTCCTGCTTGTGTTTCTTTCATaacttttgctttattatttgaGAAAGTGTCCCATACCACCTCACTTGATGCTAGGAGCATTTCTTTTAAGGTTTTTTGCTGTCCATATT from Cricetulus griseus strain 17A/GY chromosome X, alternate assembly CriGri-PICRH-1.0, whole genome shotgun sequence encodes the following:
- the LOC100765912 gene encoding rhox homeobox family member 2 → MERQNANYLLHEGLDEDEEKLNGVKAPVVLLAGEGRNEKESGQGQPGQGAAAAEGEGAGELSGEGPSAAGAEGLVDDRSQEDRGTSGGEQNEGQPWEPFCEVMGVAENVQPVSVLVRQRCFHYKFTQWQLQELERFFQQSHYISAEVRKQLARWIGVTEARVQNWFKGRREQYRRDQKL